One Helicobacter pylori NQ4053 genomic region harbors:
- the gpmI gene encoding 2,3-bisphosphoglycerate-independent phosphoglycerate mutase, with amino-acid sequence MAQKTLLIITDGIGYRKDSDHNAFFHAKKPTYDLMFKTLPYSLIDTHGLSVGLPKGQMGNSEVGHMCIGAGRVLYQDLVKISLNLQNDGLKNNPAFLNTIQKSPVVHLMGLMSDGGVHSHIEHFIALALECEKSHKKVFLHLITDGRDVAPKSALTYLKQIQNICNENIQIATIGGRFYAMDRDNRFERIELAYHSLMGLNHTPLSPSEYIQSQYDKNITDEFIMPACFKDYCGMQDNESFIFINFRNDRAREIVSALGQKEFSGFKRQVFTKLHIVTMTPYDNAFPYPVLFPKESVQNTLAEVVSQHNLTQSHIAETEKYAHVTFFINGGVETPFKNENRVLIQSPKVTTYDLKPEMSAKEVTLAVLEQMKLGTDLIIVNFANGDMVGHTGNFEASIKAVEAVDACLGEILSLAKELDYAMLLTSDHGNCERMKDENQNPLTNHTAGSVYCFVLGNGVKSIKNGALNNIASSVLKLMGIKAPATMDEPLF; translated from the coding sequence ATGGCGCAAAAAACTCTTTTGATTATCACTGATGGCATTGGGTATCGTAAAGATAGCGATCATAACGCTTTCTTCCATGCCAAAAAACCCACTTATGATTTGATGTTTAAAACCTTGCCTTATAGTCTGATTGATACGCATGGCTTGAGCGTGGGCTTACCTAAGGGGCAAATGGGAAATTCTGAAGTGGGGCATATGTGTATTGGGGCTGGTAGGGTGCTCTATCAGGATTTAGTCAAAATTTCTTTAAACCTTCAAAACGATGGGTTAAAAAACAACCCCGCTTTTTTAAACACGATCCAAAAAAGCCCTGTGGTGCATCTTATGGGTTTGATGAGCGATGGAGGCGTGCATTCACACATTGAGCATTTTATCGCTCTGGCTTTAGAGTGTGAAAAATCCCATAAAAAAGTCTTTCTGCATTTAATCACCGATGGGCGCGATGTCGCTCCTAAAAGCGCTTTAACTTATTTAAAACAAATACAAAATATCTGCAATGAAAACATTCAAATCGCTACCATAGGTGGCCGTTTTTATGCGATGGATAGGGATAATCGCTTTGAAAGGATTGAGCTTGCGTATCATAGCTTAATGGGGCTTAATCACACGCCTTTAAGCCCTAGCGAATATATCCAAAGCCAGTATGATAAAAATATCACCGATGAATTTATCATGCCCGCTTGTTTTAAAGATTATTGCGGCATGCAAGATAATGAAAGCTTTATTTTTATCAATTTCAGGAATGATAGGGCTAGAGAAATCGTGAGCGCTTTAGGTCAAAAGGAATTCAGTGGCTTTAAGCGCCAAGTTTTTACAAAACTCCATATCGTTACCATGACGCCTTATGACAACGCTTTCCCCTACCCTGTTTTATTCCCTAAAGAAAGCGTTCAAAACACGCTCGCTGAAGTGGTGTCTCAACACAACCTGACCCAAAGCCATATCGCTGAAACTGAAAAATACGCGCATGTAACCTTTTTCATCAATGGCGGAGTGGAGACGCCTTTTAAAAATGAAAACCGGGTGCTTATCCAAAGCCCTAAAGTTACCACTTATGACTTAAAGCCTGAAATGAGCGCTAAAGAAGTAACCCTTGCGGTGTTGGAGCAAATGAAACTAGGCACGGATTTGATCATTGTGAATTTTGCTAATGGCGACATGGTGGGGCATACGGGGAATTTTGAAGCGAGTATTAAAGCGGTAGAAGCAGTGGATGCATGCTTAGGGGAAATCCTTTCACTGGCTAAAGAATTAGATTACGCCATGCTTTTAACAAGCGATCATGGGAATTGCGAGCGCATGAAAGATGAAAACCAAAACCCCTTAACCAACCACACCGCTGGGAGCGTGTATTGCTTTGTTTTAGGGAATGGAGTCAAATCCATAAAAAACGGAGCGTTAAACAATATCGCTAGCAGCGTGTTAAAACTCATGGGCATCAAAGCCCCAGCAACGATGGACGAACCCTTATTTTAA
- the gatC gene encoding Asp-tRNA(Asn)/Glu-tRNA(Gln) amidotransferase subunit GatC — MQIDDTLLQRLEKLSMLEIKDEHKESVKGHLAEVLGFVENIFALETNGLKTDTELCTPLREDEPKSQPNTAKEILSQNKHSQDHYFVVPKIIE; from the coding sequence ATGCAAATTGATGACACATTATTGCAACGCTTGGAAAAATTGAGCATGCTAGAGATTAAAGATGAGCATAAAGAGAGCGTTAAAGGCCATCTAGCGGAGGTTTTAGGCTTTGTAGAAAACATCTTCGCTTTAGAAACTAACGGGTTAAAAACAGATACAGAGTTATGCACCCCCTTAAGAGAAGACGAACCCAAAAGCCAACCTAACACCGCCAAAGAGATTTTAAGCCAAAACAAACACAGCCAGGATCATTACTTCGTTGTGCCCAAAATCATTGAATAG
- a CDS encoding adenosylmethionine--8-amino-7-oxononanoate transaminase codes for MNFQENLAALDLEYLWHPCSQMQEHQNFPIIPIKKAQGIYLYDFNDNAYMDLISSWWVNLFGHNNAYISQQLKNQIDDLEHVLLASFSHKPIITLSQRLCQLTSMDKCFYADNGSSCIEIALKMSYHAHFLKDQTHPKKLFLSLSNSYHGETLGALSVGDVKLYKDTYTPLLLKNLTTPVPKNDNEIENSLNALKRLLDKHGEEICAFIAEPLLQCAGNMHIYSAKYLKQAVLLCKQKDIHIIFDEIATGFGRTGSMFAYEQCEIEPDFLCLSKGISGGYLPLSALLTRNEIYNQFYAPYEENKAFLHSHSYTGNALACACANATLDIFEKENIIEKNKALSEFIFSTLQNALKDLIEQQVVSNLRHLGMVFAFEVFIQTKERLSLAVFKKALKKGLLLRPLNNTIYLMPPYIITHEEIKKAIAGLVEAIDELKKG; via the coding sequence ATGAATTTTCAAGAAAATTTGGCCGCTTTGGATTTGGAGTATCTTTGGCACCCTTGCTCGCAAATGCAAGAGCATCAAAATTTCCCCATTATCCCCATTAAAAAGGCTCAAGGGATTTACCTCTATGATTTTAATGATAACGCTTACATGGATTTGATCAGCTCATGGTGGGTGAATCTTTTTGGGCATAATAACGCCTACATCAGCCAACAGCTTAAAAATCAAATTGATGATTTAGAGCATGTCCTTTTGGCTTCTTTTAGCCATAAGCCCATTATCACGCTCTCTCAAAGGCTTTGCCAGCTCACTAGCATGGACAAATGCTTTTATGCGGATAACGGCTCATCTTGTATTGAAATCGCTTTGAAAATGAGCTATCACGCCCATTTTTTAAAAGATCAAACGCACCCTAAAAAGCTTTTTTTATCGCTTTCTAATTCCTATCATGGCGAGACTTTGGGAGCGTTAAGCGTGGGCGATGTGAAACTTTATAAAGACACTTACACCCCCTTATTGCTCAAGAATCTCACCACACCCGTGCCTAAAAACGATAATGAAATAGAAAATAGTTTGAACGCTTTAAAGCGTTTGTTAGATAAGCATGGTGAAGAAATTTGCGCCTTCATTGCAGAGCCGCTTTTGCAATGCGCAGGGAATATGCATATTTATAGCGCGAAGTATTTAAAACAAGCCGTTTTATTATGCAAGCAAAAAGACATCCACATTATTTTTGATGAAATCGCCACCGGGTTTGGGCGCACAGGGAGCATGTTTGCTTATGAACAATGCGAGATTGAGCCTGATTTTTTATGCTTGTCTAAAGGGATTAGCGGGGGGTATTTGCCTTTAAGCGCGCTATTAACCCGCAATGAAATTTATAACCAATTTTACGCCCCCTATGAAGAAAATAAAGCGTTTTTGCATTCGCACAGCTACACAGGAAACGCCCTGGCATGCGCATGCGCGAACGCTACGCTGGATATTTTTGAAAAAGAAAATATTATTGAAAAGAACAAGGCTTTGAGCGAGTTTATTTTTAGCACGCTCCAAAACGCGTTAAAAGACTTGATAGAGCAACAAGTGGTGTCTAATCTAAGGCATTTGGGCATGGTCTTTGCCTTTGAAGTTTTTATTCAAACTAAAGAGCGTTTGAGTTTAGCGGTTTTTAAAAAAGCTCTAAAAAAAGGCCTGTTATTACGCCCTTTAAACAACACGATCTACCTCATGCCCCCTTATATTATCACGCATGAAGAAATCAAAAAGGCGATTGCGGGGTTAGTGGAAGCGATTGATGAATTAAAAAAAGGCTGA